The stretch of DNA GATCGGGCGGTCGAAAACGATGCGCTCGTTGGCGTAGTTCGTCGCCAGGTCGAGGGCGGCGCGGCCCAGGCCGATGCCCTCCATCGCGACGCAGATGCGCTCCGGATTCAAGCCGTCGAGCAAATAGTAGAAGCCCTTGTCGACCTCGCCGACCACCTCGTGGTCGGCGACCTCGAGGTTGTCGATGAACAGCTCGTTGGTGTCGATCGCGGCGCGGCCGAGCTTGTCGATCTCGCGGATCGTGATCCGTTCGGGGTCCATGTTGGCGAAGAACAGGGTCATGCCGTGCAGCGGCTTGTCGTCGCGTCGCGGCGAGGTGCGTGCGAGCAGAAGGATGCGCTGCGCGTTCTTGGCGTTGGTGATGAATACCTTCTGGCCGTTGATCACCCAGCCGCCGTTGATCTTGGTGGCCTTGGTCTTGATGCGGGAGGTATCGACGCCGGCAGTGGGTTCGGTGACACCGAACGCCATGAGCATCTCGCCACTGGCGAGCTTCGGCAGGTACTCACGCTTCATCTCCTCCGAGCCGTAGCGCACGATCGGCGCCGGCGGAAAGACGTAGAAGTGGACCGCCGACCCGCCGCTCATGCCGGCGCCCGACGCGGAAATCTCGCCCATCATCACGGCGGCCTCCTTGAGGCCCAGGCCGATGCCGCCGTACTCTTCCGGGATCATCGCGCCCAGCCAGCCTCCGGCGGCGAAGGCCTTCACGAATTCCCACGGGTACTCGTGCTTGTTGTCCTTGTCGAGCCAATAGTTGTTGTCGAACTTGCGGGCCAGCGCGCGGGTCGCCTCGCGAACGACTTCGACGTTGCTCTCATCGGTCTCACTCATCGGTTGTCCCTTTCTATGAACCCGTGAATACGGGGATGTCTTCGAGTGGGGTGGCCGGGTCGAGTGACGACGTGTCCCCGACCGGTTCCCCGAGGAACCGCGACCGGATGGCGCGGCGCATGATCTTGCCGTTCTTCGTCTTCGGCAGCGTCGCCACCGTGTGGACGGTCGGCGCGAAGGACTTGCCGGCGTTCCGCAGCGCTGTGGCCTGCAGATCGTCGGGATCGACGCCGTCGTTGTCGCGTACCACGGCGAACGCGACGGCACGCTGACCACGCAGCTCGTCGGGTACCCCGATGACCGCGACCTCTCCGATCCGCGGATCCCGCAGCAGCGCCGCCTCGATCTCCGCCGGACCCACCCGACGACCCGACAGTTTGATCGTGTCATCGGACCGCCCGTGGATCCGCCACACCCCGGCCGCGTCGACGCTGGCGAGGTCACCATGCACCCACACCTCGTCCCACCGCTTCCAATACGTTTCGAGGTACCGGTCACGGTCCTGCCAGAATCCATGGGTCATGCCCGGGAACGTGTTCCGCACGGCGAGCTCCCCCACCTCGCCGACGATCGGCGCACCGTCCTCCCCGAGCACGACAGCATCGACACCCGGCAGCGCCCCGTTGAACGCGGCAGCGGCCGTGGGCAGGAACGGGTACCCGATGACGATGCCGCCGCCGACCTCGGTGCCACCGCTGTAATTGATGATCGGCCGGCGAGACCGCCCGACCTGCTGGAACAGCCACCACCACGTGGGCTCGTCCCACGCCTCGCCGGTGGAAACGAACGAGCGCAGCGTGGGCATCTCACGCACCGCCCCGCCCCCGCCCGCCATCAACGCGCGGGCCGCCGTCGGGGCGATACCCTGAACGGTGACACCGTTGCGTTCGACGATCTCCCACATCCGGTCTGCGGTCGGGTAGGTGGGCAGGCCCTCGATCATGACGATGGTGGCGCCGAGTTGCAAAGGCCCGGTCATCAGCAGCGGGCCGACCAGCCAGCCGAGGTCGGTGATCCAGGAAACGACGTCGTCGGCGTGGACATCGAACCCGTAGGCGAAGTCCACCGCGGCCTTCACCCCGAAACCCGCGTGCGAGTGCACAATCCCCTTCGGGCGACCCGTCGTCCCGGACGTGTAGACGATGGTGAGCGGGTCGTTCGCCTCGGTCGCCGCCGTCTCCACCGGGGCCGGATCCGGGTCCAGGTCGTCGAAGTAGACATCGCGGCCTGCGGCCATCGCCACATCCGTGCCGATGTGGCGGAGGACGACCACGGTGCGCACCGACGGCGCCGACTCCAGCGCCTGATCGGCGGTGTCTTTCATCGGTACGTGTTTGCCGCGGCGGGTTGTGCCGTCCGCGGTGATCAGCATGACCGCCTCGGAGTCCTGCAGCCGGGTGGCCAGCGCGTCCGGTGCGTATCCGGTGAAGGTCGGCACCGAGATGGCTCCGATCATCGCGATCGCCAGGAACGCGACCACAGCCTCGGGGACCGCGGGGATGAACAGCACCACCCGATCCCCGCGCGTGACGCCGAGCTGGGTCAGGTTCGCCGCGAACCGTCGCACCTCACGATCGAGTTCGGCGTAGGTCAACGTGCGCCGTTGCCCGTTATCCCCCTCGTAGACCACCGCCGTCTTGTCCACGAGTTGGCCGACAGCGTGCCGGTGTGCGCACAGGTTCGCGATGTTGAGGTGCCCACCGGTGAACCACCGCGGGAAGGGTTTGCCGTCGGATTCGTCACGGACCTTCTCGAACGGTGCGTCGAAGGTGATCTCCAGATCGTCGACGACGGCGCGCCAGAAGCGCTCCGGGTCGGCAACCGCCGACCGGTTCAACTCCTCGACGCTCTCGTGACCCCAGCGCCCCATCGCCGCCAGCAACCGGCTGCGCTCGACTACCGACTGGTTCGGCACCCACGCGTACCGTGCGGTGTCATCCTGCTGACTCTTGGTCATACCCGCTCCTTCTCGAAACGCCTGCAACCGGTTAGGCGTTGACCGATTCGGTCGCGGTGCGCTTGAGCATCAACCCGGCGCGGCGGCACTCACACACAATCTCGTCGCGTTGGTTGATGCCGTAGTGCCGGAACTGGACCACGCCGGAGTCGTTGCGGCTCTTCGATTCCCGCTTCTCAAGGATCTCGGTGCGGACACGGATGGTGTCGCCGTGGAACACCGGCTTGGGGAACTTGACTTCCTCGTAGCCGAGGTTGCCCAAGGTGGTGCCCTGGGTGGTCTCGGGCACCGAGATGCCCGAGACCAATCCGAGGATGAACAGGCTGTTGACCAGACGTTGCCCGTAGATCGAGTCCTTGCTGTATTCCGCGTCCAGATGCAGCGGTGCCAGGTTCAAGGTCATCGTGCTGAACAGGATGTTGTCCGTCTCGGTCACGGTTCGGCGGGTCGGGTGGTCGATGACAGCACCCGGCTCGAGTTCTTCAAAGTACAGACCGGGCATGGGAAGTCCTTTCGATTCGGCGGTATGACCGCCAGTGCAAGTTCACTGATATCGCATGTTACACAATATATGATGCGTGTCAATGATGGTTGGCTGCAATATTCAGTGGCCCCAGGACGCGGGTAGACGCCTACCGGTTCAGCGGATGATGGTCGGCTTCAGCCATCCGATGACGCGAGCCGCAGATACGCAGGACGTGATCCGATCGGGTAACACTTTCCGACCCCAGACCAGGCACTTGCTGCATTCAGCCCTCGTCCACCGAAGGACTGCTAAATACGAAGAATGGAAACTGGATTGCCGCGCACCGCGTCGGCGAGGAGCCTGCCCGCGTGAGCCCCGAAATATCGTGAGCCTGACCAGCCCGGTCATTATGACTCAAATTACAGCGATGCGACGACTTACGGCGCTGGACAGCGGTCATCGCGAGCAAACTGTCGCCCTCGCTCAGACATGGCGACGAAGCAGAGAAAAGAAGCGCCAAGTCACGCCGACACCGGCTTTGAGCACTGCGTGCATTGCACAGATTCAGCGCTGTCGACCAGGCCGACGCACTCGATAGCCAGCTGCACCCTGGCACCAGCCGGCGTTTCCTTGACGGTCACCGATGTCGTTCCGTCCGTGCTCGGCGTATTCGTCGCCGTCGCCCCCAGGAAGGGGCTCGTGCCGTTCGCTGCACCTCGCGTTCGCCATCGGCGAAGCGTTCCCGCCCCCGATGTTCCGCCGCTACTTAGCGGTTTCGGCGCTCCACATGCCTTGTTCCTCGAGCTTCGCGATCAGATGATCAGCAGTGGTGGCGATGTGTTTCTTCATCATCGACCTGGCCGCGCGGGTGTTCCTGGTCCGTAAGGCTTCCACCAGCTGCGGATGCTCATTCACCGTGGCGTCGACCTGCTGCTCGATCGTGGCGTAGAAACGGTTTGGTAGGTGCTTGACCACCGACCCCAGCAACAGCGCCAGTCGGTGCGAATCTGCGGCAAGGTTGATCTGACGATGAAATTCATGACCCAGATCGGTGATCCGCTGGTTGTCACCGGCCGCGACGGCCTCCTTGTTCTCCGCCATGATCTGATCGAGCCTTGCCAACTGCTCTGGGCTGATGTTCGAGGCCGCCCGCGCCGCGAGCTCACCGGCAAGCTGGGCCTGGGCCCAAAACAGGTCGCGAATGTCTCGCCGGGTGAACGACGCGACGATGAACCCACGCCGAGGCACCATCTGCACAAAGCCCTCGCTCCGCAACAGCTGCATACCCTCCCGGACGGGGGTGTTGCTGACGCCGACCGCTTCGCAAATTGGCTCCATGCGCAGAAACTCACCGGGCTTGACCTCGCCCGAGAAAATACGTTCACGCACGTAGCTGGCCACCTGCTCGGGCAGACCCTGCTGCCGATTGGCGTTGCGCGCACCATGCGTCCGTGCGTCCACCGTCATCTTGAACTCCCAACCAGGTCGCTTCGTTCATCCGCACACTACTCCACTTCCCGCATGATATGCGATATCGACGCGGCCTCTTCCGGGCAACGAAGCACTCCGAGTTTTGCCCGAAGCCGGGACACCTACTCGTAGACCTAGCCAAGAAGCACTATGATGCGTAATATATGATCTGAACTTCCTTTTCACGGCGTGCCGATGCAGCGGCCCCCAGGATGGCGCATCCTTCCCAGAACGAGGTACTCGATGAGTCCGAAACCTTTGCAACACATCCGAATCCTCGAGATCGGTGGCTATATCTCCGCCCCGTACAGCACTTCGATCCTGTGTGCATTGGGTGCCGAGGTCGTGAAGGTCGAGAAGCCGCAGGGAGGTGACGACTTCCGGCGCGACCTCGATCATCGCAGCCCCTACTTCGTCCAGTACAACGCCGGGAAGAAGAGTATCGCGGTAGACATCAAGCGGACTGAGGGCGTGGAACTGGTTCGGGCCCTCCTGCCGAAGTTCGATGTTCTGATCGAAAACATCCGGCCCGGCAAACTCGCTGCGCTCGGTTTGGGCCCTGACCCATGTCGTGAGGCCAACCCCGACCTCGTCTACACCTCCGTCACGGGATTCGGCAACGGTGGCCCTCTGGGAGATCGTGCCGCCTACGATACGATCGGGCAAGCCCTCGGAGGGATGTACACCGTCATGGGCGACGCCGGTGAACCCCAACTCTCGGGTACCTGTATCGCCGATCTGATCACCGGATTCGTCGGCGCAACCGGCATCCTCGCCGCGCTCGTCACCCGGGCGGAGACCGGGTCGGCGCCGCGAATCGAAACTTCGATGCTCGAGGCAGTGAGTGCACTGACCGTCGACGCCCTCACTCAGATGTACGACGACGACGGCGCCGATCCTTACCGGCAATCGCGCCATCCCCAGGCCCAGAATTTCTGCCTTCATACCGCATCGGACGGTGTAATC from Rhodococcus opacus B4 encodes:
- a CDS encoding acyl-CoA dehydrogenase family protein — its product is MSETDESNVEVVREATRALARKFDNNYWLDKDNKHEYPWEFVKAFAAGGWLGAMIPEEYGGIGLGLKEAAVMMGEISASGAGMSGGSAVHFYVFPPAPIVRYGSEEMKREYLPKLASGEMLMAFGVTEPTAGVDTSRIKTKATKINGGWVINGQKVFITNAKNAQRILLLARTSPRRDDKPLHGMTLFFANMDPERITIREIDKLGRAAIDTNELFIDNLEVADHEVVGEVDKGFYYLLDGLNPERICVAMEGIGLGRAALDLATNYANERIVFDRPIGKNQAVAHPLADSWIRLEAAEGMAMKAADLFDAKQPCGAEAAAAKYLGAEAGFDACDRAFSTFGGYAYAKEYHIERLWREVRLLRNAPFSQEMVRNYVSQQVLGLPRSY
- a CDS encoding AMP-binding protein; its protein translation is MTKSQQDDTARYAWVPNQSVVERSRLLAAMGRWGHESVEELNRSAVADPERFWRAVVDDLEITFDAPFEKVRDESDGKPFPRWFTGGHLNIANLCAHRHAVGQLVDKTAVVYEGDNGQRRTLTYAELDREVRRFAANLTQLGVTRGDRVVLFIPAVPEAVVAFLAIAMIGAISVPTFTGYAPDALATRLQDSEAVMLITADGTTRRGKHVPMKDTADQALESAPSVRTVVVLRHIGTDVAMAAGRDVYFDDLDPDPAPVETAATEANDPLTIVYTSGTTGRPKGIVHSHAGFGVKAAVDFAYGFDVHADDVVSWITDLGWLVGPLLMTGPLQLGATIVMIEGLPTYPTADRMWEIVERNGVTVQGIAPTAARALMAGGGGAVREMPTLRSFVSTGEAWDEPTWWWLFQQVGRSRRPIINYSGGTEVGGGIVIGYPFLPTAAAAFNGALPGVDAVVLGEDGAPIVGEVGELAVRNTFPGMTHGFWQDRDRYLETYWKRWDEVWVHGDLASVDAAGVWRIHGRSDDTIKLSGRRVGPAEIEAALLRDPRIGEVAVIGVPDELRGQRAVAFAVVRDNDGVDPDDLQATALRNAGKSFAPTVHTVATLPKTKNGKIMRRAIRSRFLGEPVGDTSSLDPATPLEDIPVFTGS
- a CDS encoding MaoC family dehydratase, producing MPGLYFEELEPGAVIDHPTRRTVTETDNILFSTMTLNLAPLHLDAEYSKDSIYGQRLVNSLFILGLVSGISVPETTQGTTLGNLGYEEVKFPKPVFHGDTIRVRTEILEKRESKSRNDSGVVQFRHYGINQRDEIVCECRRAGLMLKRTATESVNA
- a CDS encoding GntR family transcriptional regulator; this translates as MTVDARTHGARNANRQQGLPEQVASYVRERIFSGEVKPGEFLRMEPICEAVGVSNTPVREGMQLLRSEGFVQMVPRRGFIVASFTRRDIRDLFWAQAQLAGELAARAASNISPEQLARLDQIMAENKEAVAAGDNQRITDLGHEFHRQINLAADSHRLALLLGSVVKHLPNRFYATIEQQVDATVNEHPQLVEALRTRNTRAARSMMKKHIATTADHLIAKLEEQGMWSAETAK
- a CDS encoding CaiB/BaiF CoA transferase family protein, which codes for MSPKPLQHIRILEIGGYISAPYSTSILCALGAEVVKVEKPQGGDDFRRDLDHRSPYFVQYNAGKKSIAVDIKRTEGVELVRALLPKFDVLIENIRPGKLAALGLGPDPCREANPDLVYTSVTGFGNGGPLGDRAAYDTIGQALGGMYTVMGDAGEPQLSGTCIADLITGFVGATGILAALVTRAETGSAPRIETSMLEAVSALTVDALTQMYDDDGADPYRQSRHPQAQNFCLHTASDGVIAIHLSSSQKFWRSLTDAIERPDLRDDPRFLRYPDRVQHYAELVDVVQGAFLTRNADQWEKILTDADVPYAPVLGMSDFATHPQTDFLELLELQDEGPALLRAPWRFDGARPSRTGCTPRVGEHTRAVAAEVYDGPTIDKLLRDGVLYAPSARPR